The Paraburkholderia sp. SOS3 genome includes a region encoding these proteins:
- a CDS encoding alpha/beta fold hydrolase: protein MPTITTPDGVKIFYKDWGSGQPIVFSHGWPLSADDWDAQMMFFLQHGYRVIAHDRRGHGRSEQVGTGNDMDHWVADLAALTEHLGVRDAIHIGHSTGGGEVARYVARHQDRVAKAVLVASLTPNMVKTDANPAGQPREWFDAVKSGVLGNRSEFYRAVPEGPFYGFNRAGARPSEAVIANWWRQGMEGSAQAHYETVSSWLEDYTEDLKKITVPVLVMHGEDDQIVPFASSVPRAVDLLANGVLKTYTGFPHGMLTTHADVLNPDLLEFIKS, encoded by the coding sequence ATGCCTACGATCACCACTCCGGACGGCGTAAAGATCTTCTACAAGGACTGGGGGTCCGGTCAGCCGATCGTCTTCAGCCATGGCTGGCCCCTGTCCGCCGACGACTGGGACGCCCAGATGATGTTTTTCCTTCAACACGGCTACCGGGTGATCGCTCATGACCGGCGCGGGCACGGTCGGTCCGAGCAAGTCGGCACCGGCAACGACATGGACCACTGGGTCGCGGACCTCGCTGCACTGACCGAACACCTCGGCGTCCGCGATGCAATCCACATCGGGCACTCCACCGGCGGTGGCGAGGTGGCCCGCTACGTCGCTCGCCACCAGGACCGGGTCGCCAAGGCAGTGCTGGTGGCCTCGCTGACGCCGAACATGGTCAAAACCGACGCGAACCCTGCAGGTCAGCCGCGGGAGTGGTTCGACGCCGTCAAGTCAGGCGTGCTTGGCAACCGGTCGGAGTTTTACCGGGCAGTCCCGGAGGGTCCGTTCTATGGATTCAACCGTGCGGGCGCCAGGCCGTCTGAGGCGGTGATCGCGAACTGGTGGCGCCAGGGCATGGAGGGCAGCGCCCAGGCCCACTACGAGACCGTATCCTCCTGGCTGGAGGACTACACCGAAGATCTGAAGAAAATCACTGTACCGGTACTTGTCATGCATGGCGAAGATGACCAGATCGTGCCGTTCGCCAGTTCGGTGCCCCGCGCGGTCGACCTGCTCGCGAACGGTGTACTGAAGACATACACTGGCTTCCCGCACGGCATGCTGACCACCCACGCGGACGTCCTGAACCCCGACCTTCTCGAGTTCATCAAATCCTGA
- a CDS encoding LysR substrate-binding domain-containing protein → MELRHLRYFIAVAEEGGLLTAAQRRLHTSQPSLSRQIRDLEFEVGVKLLERQARGVALTTAGKIFLDHARLALLQVEAAIDGARRAEQPEKPTLAMGFLAGQEVVWLPHALHILREEAPDAEITLCSQSSPELALGLMRGKLDVAFLRPERQTVGLSFKVLAKEPLIAVLPADHRLTSRRKMRPQDLASQIYVSSSRTSPVLESVIQQYASSVGISLKAGYEGENLPSAMSLVTSTGGVTLIPLYAQNMLTPNVVARALDGVPPTIDLVLGYSDANTNPLLLRLLSRADELVANVQDQSIIRYAV, encoded by the coding sequence ATGGAACTTCGACATCTGCGATATTTCATCGCGGTTGCGGAGGAAGGAGGTCTGTTGACAGCCGCCCAACGGCGGCTACACACGTCGCAGCCGTCACTTAGCCGGCAGATCCGCGATCTTGAATTCGAAGTAGGTGTGAAGTTACTGGAGCGCCAGGCGCGCGGCGTGGCGCTCACCACTGCCGGAAAAATTTTCCTTGATCACGCGCGTCTGGCGCTGCTTCAAGTCGAAGCTGCTATCGACGGCGCGCGGCGTGCGGAACAGCCTGAAAAACCCACCCTGGCTATGGGCTTCCTTGCGGGGCAGGAAGTCGTATGGTTACCGCACGCGCTGCACATCCTCCGCGAGGAGGCACCGGATGCGGAGATCACACTGTGCAGCCAGTCTTCTCCTGAACTCGCTCTTGGGCTGATGCGAGGAAAGCTCGACGTCGCTTTCCTTCGTCCCGAGAGACAGACCGTTGGCCTGTCATTCAAAGTCTTGGCGAAGGAGCCACTGATCGCCGTACTGCCAGCAGACCACCGGCTGACCTCACGCAGGAAAATGCGCCCGCAGGATCTCGCCAGCCAAATTTACGTCAGTTCGTCCAGGACTTCTCCCGTACTGGAATCCGTGATCCAGCAATACGCATCGAGTGTCGGAATATCGCTCAAGGCGGGATACGAGGGCGAAAACCTGCCGTCCGCAATGTCGCTCGTTACGTCAACGGGTGGCGTTACGCTTATCCCGCTGTATGCGCAAAATATGCTGACACCAAATGTTGTTGCAAGGGCGCTTGACGGCGTACCTCCGACGATTGATCTCGTCTTGGGATACAGCGATGCAAATACAAACCCGTTACTTCTGCGGCTGTTATCTCGTGCGGACGAGTTGGTTGCAAATGTTCAAGACCAAAGCATCATTCGCTATGCCGTCTAG
- a CDS encoding helix-turn-helix domain-containing protein encodes MHIEAIHCGQARSNTPVPSIVDAMFADECLMDGLRLAIPRPEVHLVVRFGPSASRGLDIHVLGARRRVTRKIIRKGQWTILARLQLGKAGAVLGAPPSTFNGHVVPVEQVWSAAETQNLYDDLATATKATDAAMILERAIAARLSPDDLNSGHSLLVCEAAKKLLNANVSEVASDLRISERHLRRVFLETVGMSPKTFARLMRFSRATDLARESSHASWASIAAAAGYYDQAHLIEDFHVFAGATPEAFRRELGHLGMLKYKDRAAQL; translated from the coding sequence ATGCACATTGAAGCCATTCACTGCGGACAAGCAAGGTCCAATACCCCGGTCCCGTCAATTGTTGATGCCATGTTCGCGGACGAATGCCTCATGGACGGGCTGAGACTGGCGATTCCGCGCCCCGAGGTGCATCTCGTGGTCAGGTTCGGACCTTCTGCAAGCAGAGGATTGGACATTCACGTGCTCGGGGCGCGCCGACGCGTAACCCGAAAGATCATTCGCAAAGGACAGTGGACCATCCTGGCCCGTCTCCAGTTGGGCAAGGCGGGTGCGGTGCTAGGAGCGCCGCCCTCCACATTCAATGGACACGTAGTGCCGGTGGAACAGGTGTGGAGCGCCGCCGAAACGCAAAACCTGTACGACGATCTGGCGACGGCGACGAAGGCCACCGATGCAGCGATGATTCTCGAGCGAGCCATTGCGGCTCGACTGTCGCCCGACGACCTGAACTCGGGTCACTCCTTGCTAGTATGCGAAGCCGCGAAGAAATTGCTTAACGCAAATGTGAGCGAAGTTGCCTCTGACCTGAGAATAAGCGAACGGCATCTGCGCCGCGTGTTTCTCGAAACGGTTGGTATGAGCCCAAAGACGTTTGCGCGACTCATGCGATTCTCGCGCGCGACGGACCTCGCGCGCGAAAGCAGTCATGCAAGCTGGGCGAGCATAGCCGCCGCGGCCGGTTACTACGACCAGGCGCATCTCATCGAAGATTTTCACGTCTTCGCGGGCGCAACACCCGAAGCGTTCCGTCGCGAACTCGGCCACCTGGGCATGCTTAAGTACAAAGACAGGGCGGCGCAGCTGTAA
- a CDS encoding NAD-dependent epimerase/dehydratase family protein yields the protein MKILVTGATGKVGSRLVKRLAQRGDQVRAMIRDPLHATQFKADGIELAEADLLDAASLEAAVSGTDVVVHSAAFFRGATPEQAHNVNDVGTQRLATAARAAGVKRFIFLSTGLVYGPTGERPANEDDHCAPTAAYPLSKLAAERFLLGLKDPDVRVLRLAFVYGDGDAHIREAVTLMRGFSPTQRMSIAHHADVAQAVARLLDTSDPTYRIYNVVDEEPLRIAELFASIGAPPPDGSDAKRGAAFETPLDGRRIRDDLGFRPMFSRLADAVAARAL from the coding sequence ATGAAAATTCTTGTGACTGGAGCAACCGGAAAGGTCGGAAGTCGGCTTGTGAAGCGCCTGGCCCAGCGCGGCGATCAGGTGCGCGCCATGATCCGTGACCCGCTGCACGCAACGCAATTCAAAGCGGATGGTATCGAACTCGCCGAGGCTGACCTCCTTGATGCGGCCTCACTCGAAGCGGCAGTCTCTGGCACCGACGTCGTGGTGCACAGTGCGGCATTTTTCCGTGGCGCCACACCTGAGCAGGCACATAACGTCAATGACGTTGGCACACAGCGTCTGGCAACCGCCGCTCGTGCCGCCGGCGTGAAGCGATTTATTTTCCTAAGCACGGGTCTGGTCTATGGGCCAACTGGCGAACGTCCGGCGAACGAAGACGATCATTGCGCACCAACTGCCGCTTACCCGCTGAGCAAGCTTGCGGCCGAACGATTCCTGCTTGGCCTGAAGGATCCGGATGTGCGGGTGCTACGTCTGGCCTTTGTGTACGGCGACGGCGATGCGCACATTCGGGAAGCGGTTACTCTCATGCGTGGATTTTCTCCAACCCAGCGTATGTCGATTGCGCATCATGCCGACGTGGCTCAAGCTGTTGCACGGCTGCTCGACACCTCTGACCCGACGTACCGCATCTACAACGTGGTCGACGAGGAGCCACTCCGGATCGCCGAACTCTTCGCTTCCATCGGAGCGCCGCCGCCGGACGGATCGGATGCTAAACGTGGAGCGGCTTTCGAGACGCCGCTCGATGGTCGTCGTATCCGCGATGATCTAGGCTTCAGACCCATGTTTTCACGCCTCGCGGATGCCGTCGCCGCGCGTGCCCTTTAG
- a CDS encoding LysR family transcriptional regulator, whose translation MDELRAISTFICAAGLGSSNGAAHAQGCTPQTVSKAIRQLEEHPDVRLFHRTTRKSALTDDGARLLSSVRAAMSRVRSASCEDEGPIRISAGGAA comes from the coding sequence GTGGACGAACTTCGAGCGATTTCCACCTTTATCTGCGCTGCCGGATTGGGCAGTTCCAACGGGGCCGCGCACGCGCAGGGCTGCACACCACAGACAGTCAGCAAGGCGATTCGTCAGCTCGAAGAACATCCCGACGTGCGGCTCTTTCACCGCACGACGCGCAAGAGCGCATTGACCGATGACGGAGCGCGGCTGCTATCGTCCGTGCGCGCCGCGATGAGCCGCGTGCGCAGTGCGTCATGCGAGGACGAGGGGCCCATTCGTATCAGTGCGGGCGGCGCGGCTTGA
- a CDS encoding carboxymuconolactone decarboxylase family protein codes for MSNFKTYTIDNAPAASKPSLEDTQRAFGFVPNLQANMAESPALLAGYSALWDLFSKSTLTPHEQQVVYLTSNFENNCHYCMAGHSTLAKMIKMDAGVIAALRAGTPLPDAKLEALHRFTTLVVRERGFVPDADVDAFLAAGYTRQNVLEVILGVATKVMSNYTNHIVHTELDGFMAGNEWTKPIAAAAA; via the coding sequence ATGAGCAACTTCAAGACCTACACGATCGATAATGCGCCGGCTGCATCGAAGCCCAGCCTCGAAGACACGCAACGCGCCTTCGGTTTCGTCCCCAACCTGCAAGCGAACATGGCGGAATCGCCCGCGCTGCTGGCCGGCTACTCGGCGCTGTGGGATCTGTTCTCAAAGAGCACGCTGACACCGCACGAACAGCAGGTGGTCTATTTGACCTCGAACTTCGAGAACAACTGCCATTACTGCATGGCCGGTCACTCCACGCTGGCAAAGATGATCAAGATGGACGCAGGCGTGATTGCCGCGCTGCGCGCCGGCACGCCGCTGCCCGATGCAAAACTCGAAGCGCTGCATCGCTTCACGACGCTCGTGGTGCGTGAGCGTGGCTTCGTCCCGGATGCCGATGTCGACGCGTTTCTCGCCGCCGGTTACACCCGTCAAAACGTCCTCGAAGTGATTCTGGGTGTGGCGACCAAAGTGATGAGCAACTACACGAACCACATTGTCCACACCGAACTCGACGGCTTCATGGCCGGTAACGAGTGGACCAAACCGATCGCTGCTGCTGCCGCCTAA
- a CDS encoding peroxiredoxin-like family protein, whose protein sequence is MSLQDKLDAFRADFKAGKPPFNAPPEIHPVMERATAELIASGQAGRAIKAGDRAPHFNLKDQDGNDVSSAALLAKGPLVVTFYRGVWCPYCNIELQAINEVLPKIQAYGANVVAISPQSPVNSRKSVRTNELGFPVLSDANGQTGADFGLRFALPDYLVELYKNLKNDLPAFNNDASWTLPMPARYVIGQDGIVLYSEVNPDYTRRPDPSDMFPVLEKATANV, encoded by the coding sequence ATGTCACTGCAAGACAAACTCGATGCATTCCGGGCCGACTTCAAGGCAGGCAAACCGCCGTTCAACGCGCCGCCGGAGATTCATCCGGTGATGGAACGCGCCACGGCGGAACTGATTGCAAGCGGGCAGGCCGGCCGCGCAATCAAGGCCGGCGATCGCGCGCCGCATTTCAACCTCAAAGATCAGGATGGCAACGACGTATCTTCCGCTGCATTGCTGGCGAAGGGGCCGCTCGTGGTGACGTTCTATCGCGGCGTATGGTGCCCGTACTGCAATATCGAATTGCAGGCGATCAACGAAGTGCTGCCGAAGATTCAGGCCTATGGCGCGAACGTCGTGGCAATCTCGCCGCAAAGCCCGGTCAACAGCCGTAAATCGGTGCGTACCAACGAACTCGGTTTTCCGGTGCTGAGCGACGCGAACGGCCAGACGGGCGCCGATTTCGGATTGCGATTCGCGTTGCCCGACTATCTGGTCGAGTTGTACAAGAATCTGAAGAACGATCTGCCCGCGTTTAACAACGACGCGAGCTGGACCTTGCCGATGCCCGCGCGCTACGTCATCGGACAGGACGGCATCGTGCTGTATTCGGAGGTCAACCCCGATTACACGCGTCGTCCGGACCCGTCGGACATGTTCCCGGTTCTGGAAAAGGCAACGGCCAACGTCTGA
- a CDS encoding SDR family oxidoreductase, translating into MTRRTFLVTGATKGIGLALTERLIADGHHVVGLARDASDFPGELVRVDLADRAATGAVLDDLVRRHAFDGVVNNVALVRPQRLGEVALSDLDDVLALNLHPAVQTVQALLPGMRARGWGRVVNISSLTILGMTQRTAYAAAKAALVSFARSWALELASTGITVNAVAPGPTETVLFRANNPPGSEGEMRYLASVPMGRFGQPHEIAATIAFLLSDAAAFMTGQTLYVDGGASIGKLAF; encoded by the coding sequence ATGACACGGCGTACATTTCTCGTCACCGGTGCGACCAAAGGCATTGGCCTCGCGCTAACAGAACGGCTGATCGCCGACGGCCACCACGTGGTGGGCCTCGCGCGCGACGCAAGCGATTTTCCCGGCGAACTGGTCCGCGTCGATCTGGCCGACCGCGCCGCCACCGGCGCGGTACTCGATGACCTCGTGCGCCGCCATGCGTTCGATGGCGTGGTAAACAACGTCGCGCTAGTCAGACCGCAGCGTTTGGGCGAAGTCGCGCTAAGCGACCTTGATGACGTTCTCGCGCTGAATCTTCATCCCGCGGTGCAGACCGTGCAGGCACTCCTGCCCGGTATGCGGGCGCGCGGTTGGGGACGCGTCGTGAATATTTCCAGCCTGACGATTCTCGGCATGACGCAGCGCACCGCCTATGCAGCGGCGAAAGCGGCGCTCGTGAGTTTTGCGCGATCGTGGGCGCTGGAACTGGCCAGCACGGGCATCACGGTAAACGCCGTCGCGCCGGGTCCGACCGAAACCGTGCTGTTTCGCGCGAACAATCCGCCGGGGAGCGAAGGCGAGATGCGCTATCTGGCCTCGGTGCCGATGGGTCGCTTCGGCCAGCCGCATGAAATTGCCGCGACGATCGCGTTTCTGCTATCCGACGCGGCTGCCTTCATGACCGGTCAGACGCTTTACGTCGATGGCGGCGCGTCAATCGGGAAGCTCGCTTTCTGA
- a CDS encoding LysR family transcriptional regulator, translating to MDRMAAMETYVSVVEAGSFSAAAKRLKLGQPAVSKSIAQLEERLGVRLLLRSTRGLTPTDAGQRFYEHAKRAIEEVDLAEHVARDASTGLSGVLRISAAVTFARLHILPALKTFLDRHPNLQIDIVLDDRTIDLLEKGVDVALRMGSLDDSAMTARRIAQSRRLVVGTPGYFAEAGVPATPADLSQHQVIVYSLRGGGESWAFSQQGKEVAVVVSGRVSVSAAEGIRTTVLGGMGLAIASEWMFSPELADGAVQAVLTDWELPSIDLWAVFPAGRLVSAKARAFVAFVEEILGAAGSGADGAASESELPD from the coding sequence ATGGACCGGATGGCAGCGATGGAAACGTACGTCAGCGTTGTGGAGGCCGGCTCTTTCTCGGCGGCCGCGAAGCGGCTCAAACTCGGGCAACCGGCCGTCTCGAAGTCGATCGCGCAACTCGAGGAGCGACTCGGCGTGCGACTCCTGTTGCGCTCGACGCGCGGCCTGACGCCCACCGATGCGGGTCAGCGTTTCTACGAACACGCAAAGCGCGCAATCGAAGAAGTGGACCTCGCCGAGCATGTCGCGCGCGACGCGTCGACCGGACTATCCGGTGTGCTGCGCATCAGTGCCGCCGTGACCTTCGCGCGGCTGCACATCCTGCCTGCGCTCAAGACGTTTCTGGACCGGCACCCCAACCTGCAGATCGATATCGTACTGGACGATCGCACCATCGACCTGCTCGAAAAAGGCGTGGACGTCGCATTGCGCATGGGCTCGCTCGACGATTCGGCCATGACCGCGCGCCGCATTGCTCAAAGTCGCCGGCTGGTCGTGGGTACGCCCGGCTACTTCGCCGAAGCGGGCGTACCGGCGACCCCCGCGGACCTCAGCCAGCATCAGGTGATCGTGTATTCGTTGCGAGGCGGTGGCGAGTCGTGGGCGTTCAGCCAGCAAGGCAAGGAGGTGGCCGTCGTCGTGAGTGGACGCGTCAGCGTGAGCGCCGCCGAAGGCATCCGCACGACGGTGCTCGGCGGCATGGGCCTCGCAATCGCATCGGAATGGATGTTTTCGCCGGAACTTGCCGACGGCGCCGTTCAAGCGGTACTGACCGACTGGGAATTGCCCTCGATCGACCTGTGGGCGGTGTTCCCGGCCGGGCGCCTCGTGAGTGCGAAGGCCCGAGCGTTCGTCGCCTTCGTTGAAGAGATTCTCGGTGCCGCCGGCAGTGGTGCCGACGGCGCGGCCTCAGAAAGCGAGCTTCCCGATTGA
- a CDS encoding oxidoreductase, giving the protein MHTVESRVRGNDDIPAAASAISARDLRRVFKGTLIAAGGFTADSAHRMIEAGDADLVAFGRLFISNPDLPERLRVGAPLNHYDRSTFVGGDARGYTDYSFLSTAPAL; this is encoded by the coding sequence GTGCACACGGTCGAGTCGCGAGTGCGCGGTAACGATGACATCCCCGCAGCGGCCTCGGCGATCTCCGCCAGGGACTTGCGTCGCGTCTTCAAGGGCACACTCATCGCGGCGGGTGGCTTTACTGCGGACAGCGCGCATCGCATGATCGAAGCGGGCGATGCCGATCTCGTCGCGTTCGGGCGCCTGTTCATCTCCAATCCGGATCTGCCGGAGCGACTGCGCGTCGGGGCGCCGCTGAACCATTACGACCGCTCGACGTTCGTTGGTGGCGATGCGCGCGGCTACACCGATTATTCCTTCCTCAGCACTGCGCCCGCTCTCTGA
- a CDS encoding glutathione S-transferase N-terminal domain-containing protein, whose amino-acid sequence MYHVRAFATPNSVKVPIALEELGIDYVLHAVDVRRGEQKREGFLALNANGKVPVLTTEDRSFKLAESAAILVYLAETHGKLLSREPLQRARTFEQTEAARCAPLRTVVRRGQ is encoded by the coding sequence ATGTACCACGTCCGCGCATTCGCTACTCCCAATTCCGTCAAGGTGCCGATTGCACTCGAAGAGCTCGGAATCGACTATGTGCTGCATGCCGTCGACGTTCGGAGAGGCGAGCAGAAGAGGGAGGGATTTCTCGCGTTGAATGCCAACGGCAAAGTGCCCGTGCTGACCACCGAGGACCGTAGCTTCAAACTGGCAGAGTCTGCAGCCATCCTTGTGTATCTCGCCGAGACGCACGGCAAGCTGCTGTCGCGAGAGCCGTTGCAGCGGGCGCGTACGTTCGAACAGACTGAAGCTGCTCGATGCGCTCCTCTTCGAACAGTCGTTCGTCGCGGGCAATGA
- a CDS encoding glutathione binding-like protein produces the protein MLDALLFEQSFVAGNDYSIADIAHFGWIWRRAFPDLTLDETPHVQRWCDTIPGRPAVARAIAKVEELTVAAG, from the coding sequence CTGCTCGATGCGCTCCTCTTCGAACAGTCGTTCGTCGCGGGCAATGACTATTCCATCGCTGATATCGCCCACTTCGGCTGGATATGGCGACGCGCGTTCCCGGACCTGACGCTCGACGAGACGCCGCATGTGCAACGCTGGTGCGACACGATACCAGGACGCCCAGCTGTCGCGCGCGCGATCGCGAAAGTGGAGGAGCTTACCGTGGCGGCTGGTTAG
- a CDS encoding HdeA/HdeB family chaperone has protein sequence MKRAKTIAAAICVLVVGASGASGVARAAEQKIAPAKMTCSDFVQVDDAYKPALVYWVAGVDKLGVTGTETTVVDTMQPVAATVAQECRKDPQTRFMSKVRSMIKSKQIALFDHH, from the coding sequence ATGAAACGCGCAAAAACCATCGCAGCCGCCATATGTGTTCTCGTCGTCGGTGCATCCGGTGCGTCCGGTGTGGCCCGCGCGGCCGAACAGAAAATCGCGCCCGCGAAAATGACGTGCTCGGACTTCGTGCAGGTTGACGACGCATATAAGCCCGCGCTTGTCTATTGGGTTGCAGGCGTCGACAAGCTCGGCGTGACGGGCACCGAAACCACGGTGGTGGATACCATGCAGCCCGTCGCGGCGACCGTCGCGCAGGAGTGCCGGAAGGATCCGCAGACCCGGTTCATGAGCAAGGTCCGTTCGATGATCAAGTCGAAGCAGATCGCACTGTTCGATCACCACTGA
- a CDS encoding cupin domain-containing protein, producing MERQLSDNGTITDSAIHIPAIGLDLKVCIGPSSTQGRATLIETCDAPGFGPPMHRHEHETEVFHVLQGRYLFEVDGKREVVQAGETLTAQVGTTHRFVNIDHDASRMLVLISPGFDAAGFFSELRDAMAGGHADPAALARLGTKWHIEFLGPPLTAEQ from the coding sequence ATGGAACGGCAACTCTCCGACAACGGAACGATCACTGACAGCGCCATCCACATTCCTGCCATCGGCCTCGATCTTAAGGTGTGCATCGGACCATCGTCGACGCAGGGACGCGCGACGCTCATTGAAACCTGCGATGCACCGGGCTTCGGGCCGCCGATGCATCGGCACGAGCACGAAACTGAAGTGTTCCATGTGCTGCAAGGGCGCTATCTGTTCGAAGTGGACGGCAAACGCGAGGTCGTGCAGGCAGGCGAGACGCTGACGGCGCAGGTCGGCACCACGCATCGTTTCGTCAACATCGACCATGACGCCTCGCGCATGCTGGTACTGATCTCGCCCGGATTCGATGCGGCCGGCTTCTTTAGCGAGTTGCGCGACGCGATGGCGGGCGGCCATGCCGATCCGGCGGCGCTCGCGCGCCTGGGCACGAAATGGCACATCGAGTTTCTCGGGCCGCCGCTAACGGCGGAGCAATGA
- a CDS encoding GGDEF domain-containing protein yields MPAHITPNQLVQLIIPGITAVFSLGFACAWIYDRRLRYLRFLAASFFAFALGSAVQICHLPDEWRSNALISAAFYVSSVQLLAEGVLRRAGLHWRLSTHAAMFALVLGSMYYFSFVTSNLLVRVYILNLSAGASMILTALRFRKHCNGRTVNRVLLWVLLIFGASFFIRTPLTTIHPLPHGTAPFGQTLFWVMLQLSLALMGAVLGLVLLAAAMSDVIDRLTVERDLDPLTETLNRRAFERLAGRRVADRRSYPLALIALDIDNFKSINDRYGHAAGDTVLRQFAAILRAGVREKDVVARIGGEEFVLLLPRVDDTFAYQIAERLRTVLETSRFDQIDTTLRVTTSAGIARYRPGEALGELLARADRLLYAAKRAGRNRVVTEPSGQTRDAPELDAV; encoded by the coding sequence ATGCCCGCTCATATAACGCCCAATCAGCTCGTTCAGTTGATCATCCCAGGTATCACGGCAGTCTTTTCGCTCGGCTTTGCCTGTGCATGGATCTACGATAGGAGACTGCGCTATCTGCGTTTTCTCGCCGCTTCGTTTTTTGCTTTCGCACTCGGCTCGGCAGTGCAGATCTGCCACCTGCCCGATGAATGGAGATCGAACGCGCTTATCTCGGCGGCATTTTACGTGTCGAGTGTTCAACTGTTGGCGGAAGGCGTTCTGCGCAGGGCGGGGCTTCATTGGCGGCTATCGACGCATGCGGCGATGTTCGCGCTGGTGCTGGGCAGCATGTATTACTTCTCCTTCGTGACGTCGAATCTGCTGGTGCGCGTCTACATCCTGAATCTTAGCGCCGGGGCGTCAATGATATTGACCGCGCTCCGTTTCAGAAAACACTGCAACGGACGCACCGTTAACCGCGTTCTTCTCTGGGTGCTGCTGATCTTTGGCGCCAGTTTTTTCATCAGGACGCCGCTCACTACGATCCACCCACTGCCTCATGGCACCGCGCCGTTCGGGCAGACCCTCTTCTGGGTCATGCTGCAGTTGTCGCTCGCTCTGATGGGCGCTGTCTTGGGGCTGGTGCTGCTGGCCGCCGCGATGTCGGACGTGATCGACCGGCTGACGGTCGAACGCGATCTCGACCCGCTCACAGAAACGTTGAACCGGCGTGCGTTTGAACGCCTGGCGGGCCGCCGCGTCGCGGACAGGCGAAGCTATCCGCTCGCGCTGATCGCTTTAGACATCGACAACTTTAAATCCATTAACGACCGTTACGGACATGCGGCCGGCGACACAGTGCTGCGCCAGTTCGCCGCCATCCTGCGCGCCGGAGTGCGCGAGAAGGACGTGGTGGCGCGCATCGGCGGCGAGGAGTTCGTGCTCCTGCTGCCGCGCGTGGACGACACATTCGCGTATCAGATCGCCGAGCGCTTGCGCACCGTGCTGGAGACTTCCCGCTTCGATCAAATCGATACGACGCTGCGCGTCACGACGAGTGCCGGGATTGCCCGGTATCGGCCTGGCGAGGCGCTCGGGGAGTTGCTGGCACGCGCCGATCGCCTGCTCTATGCGGCAAAGCGTGCGGGAAGGAACCGGGTGGTAACGGAGCCGTCAGGTCAGACGCGGGATGCCCCCGAGCTTGACGCCGTGTGA
- a CDS encoding GNAT family N-acetyltransferase: MQPFEPVILATPRLVLRPLREEDAQALFAIRSDEVAMRYFSFPAMTCLSQATDRITRKLLTSTNGQDLICVLELRETGEVLGDCALFHADHQCARAEIGFSLLRRHWRRGYMYEAASALIEHAFSTLQLRRIEADVDPRNAASARLLERLGFVREGLLRERWVVGDEASDSALYGLLSRDRRQSDCRIDRRVVREST, from the coding sequence GTGCAGCCGTTCGAACCTGTAATCCTGGCTACACCACGACTCGTGCTTCGCCCGCTTCGCGAGGAGGACGCGCAAGCGCTGTTTGCCATTCGGTCGGACGAAGTTGCGATGCGCTATTTCTCGTTTCCGGCAATGACATGCCTAAGTCAGGCAACGGACAGGATCACCCGCAAATTGTTGACGTCCACCAACGGACAGGACCTCATTTGCGTGCTTGAATTGCGGGAAACTGGCGAAGTGCTCGGAGATTGTGCGCTGTTCCATGCGGACCACCAATGCGCGCGCGCCGAAATAGGCTTTAGCCTGCTACGCAGGCATTGGCGAAGAGGATATATGTACGAAGCGGCCTCTGCTCTGATAGAACACGCGTTCTCGACCTTGCAGCTACGGCGGATCGAGGCGGATGTCGATCCACGTAACGCGGCCTCGGCTCGTCTTCTTGAGCGGCTCGGATTCGTCCGCGAGGGGCTTCTGCGTGAGCGTTGGGTAGTCGGCGACGAGGCGTCCGACAGCGCGCTGTACGGGTTGCTCAGCCGGGATCGTCGTCAATCAGATTGTCGAATCGATCGACGTGTTGTTCGAGAGTCGACCTGA